Proteins from a genomic interval of Yoonia sp. GPGPB17:
- a CDS encoding PaaI family thioesterase, translated as MFTATSPDQMPDLETTLSMSGLEFMQAMRDGTISRPPISALMNYSVEKVEAGEVVFRGTPEFQHTNPAGGVHGGWYGTLLDSCMSCAVMTVTPKGSVYTTLEYKVNMVGAIPLGCEIRAIGTINHAGRTTGVAQGEIRDVVTNKLYATGSATCLIMKLRGD; from the coding sequence ATGTTCACAGCCACCTCCCCCGACCAAATGCCTGACCTTGAAACCACGCTTTCGATGTCGGGTCTGGAGTTCATGCAAGCGATGCGCGACGGGACAATCTCGCGCCCTCCAATATCGGCCCTGATGAACTACAGTGTTGAGAAGGTGGAGGCAGGAGAAGTCGTCTTTCGCGGCACACCAGAATTTCAGCACACCAATCCGGCTGGTGGCGTGCATGGCGGCTGGTACGGCACTTTGCTGGATTCCTGTATGTCCTGCGCCGTTATGACCGTTACGCCCAAAGGGTCAGTTTATACGACGCTTGAATACAAGGTGAACATGGTTGGCGCGATCCCGCTGGGGTGTGAAATTCGCGCCATCGGCACGATCAATCATGCAGGCCGCACCACCGGCGTGGCACAGGGCGAGATACGTGATGTGGTGACCAACAAGCTTTATGCCACTGGGTCAGCCACTTGTCTGATTATGAAGCTGCGGGGCGACTGA
- the metF gene encoding methylenetetrahydrofolate reductase [NAD(P)H], which translates to MTIPTVSFEFFPPKSLEGSFRLWDCVNTLAPLDPNFVSVTYGAGGTTRQLTHEAVTTLHKATGLNVAAHLTCVNATKAETLEIAQSYIDAGVSEVVALRGDAPKGSHAFVAHPQGFDSSVALIEALASLDAFNIRVGAYPEKHPEATDQAADIAYLKRKIDAGATSAITQFFFEAETFFRFRDACIKEGIDAPIIPGILPIENWGGTQRFAQQCGTHIPQVVQDAFENAMRDGTTELLATAIATELCDDLLQGGVEQLHFYTLNRPELTRDVCHALGVTPKVRLQNVA; encoded by the coding sequence ATGACCATTCCGACCGTCTCATTCGAGTTCTTTCCGCCCAAGTCGTTGGAGGGCTCATTTCGGCTGTGGGATTGTGTCAACACACTGGCCCCGCTGGATCCGAATTTTGTATCCGTCACCTATGGCGCGGGCGGCACAACACGGCAATTGACCCATGAGGCCGTGACAACCCTTCACAAGGCCACAGGATTGAATGTCGCGGCACACCTGACTTGCGTGAACGCAACCAAAGCCGAGACATTAGAGATCGCACAAAGCTACATCGACGCTGGCGTAAGCGAAGTGGTCGCGCTGCGTGGCGATGCACCCAAAGGGTCCCACGCATTTGTCGCACATCCCCAAGGCTTCGATAGTTCAGTGGCCTTGATCGAAGCGTTGGCCAGCCTTGATGCGTTCAACATTCGCGTAGGTGCCTACCCCGAAAAGCACCCCGAAGCGACAGATCAGGCCGCCGATATCGCCTATCTCAAGCGCAAGATTGACGCTGGGGCCACATCTGCCATCACACAGTTCTTTTTTGAGGCTGAAACATTCTTCCGCTTCCGCGATGCCTGTATAAAAGAGGGCATTGATGCGCCCATTATTCCCGGCATTTTGCCGATTGAGAACTGGGGCGGCACGCAGCGCTTTGCGCAGCAATGTGGCACACACATTCCGCAGGTGGTGCAGGATGCCTTCGAAAACGCAATGCGTGACGGCACAACCGAACTGCTTGCCACCGCGATCGCAACCGAGCTTTGCGATGATCTGCTGCAAGGCGGGGTCGAGCAGTTGCATTTCTATACACTTAACCGCCCCGAACTGACACGCGATGTCTGTCACGCCCTTGGCGTCACACCGAAAGTCCGGTTGCAAAACGTGGCATAA
- a CDS encoding inositol monophosphatase family protein, with product MAGSANLNVMMKTARKAGRGLLKDFGEVENLQVSAKGPGDFVSRADKTAEALIKEELMHARPTYGFLGEEGKEIEGDDPTRRWIVDPLDGTTNFLHGLPHWAVSIALEHKGQIVAGVIYDPVKDEMFYAEKGAGAWMNESRMRVSGRHRMIESIFATGMPFGGRADLPESLQDLARLMPTCAGVRRYGAAALDLAYVAAGRYDGFWERNLHAWDIAAGIVIVREAGGIMEPLHPDGDILADGHLICANEPIFETFAKVIRQS from the coding sequence ATGGCTGGCAGTGCAAACCTGAACGTAATGATGAAAACCGCCCGCAAGGCGGGGCGTGGTTTGCTGAAAGATTTTGGCGAGGTTGAAAACCTGCAAGTCAGCGCCAAGGGCCCCGGTGACTTTGTCAGCCGCGCCGACAAAACCGCCGAGGCGTTGATCAAAGAAGAACTGATGCATGCGCGCCCGACCTATGGGTTTCTTGGTGAAGAAGGAAAAGAGATTGAAGGCGACGATCCAACGCGCCGCTGGATCGTTGACCCGCTGGATGGGACGACGAATTTTTTGCACGGGCTACCCCATTGGGCCGTTTCAATCGCGCTGGAACATAAGGGTCAGATCGTCGCCGGCGTGATCTATGATCCGGTCAAGGATGAGATGTTCTACGCTGAAAAAGGCGCTGGCGCCTGGATGAACGAAAGCCGCATGCGTGTCTCCGGCCGCCACCGCATGATTGAAAGCATTTTCGCGACGGGGATGCCTTTTGGTGGGCGAGCTGATCTACCGGAATCGCTTCAGGATCTTGCCCGCTTGATGCCAACTTGCGCCGGTGTGCGCCGTTATGGCGCTGCCGCGCTTGACCTCGCCTATGTGGCCGCAGGCCGCTACGATGGCTTTTGGGAACGCAATCTGCATGCATGGGATATCGCAGCCGGTATCGTGATCGTCCGCGAAGCGGGCGGTATTATGGAGCCACTGCACCCTGACGGTGACATCCTTGCCGATGGTCATTTGATTTGCGCGAACGAACCGATCTTTGAGACCTTCGCCAAGGTCATTCGCCAATCCTAA
- a CDS encoding HD domain-containing protein → MDQVKFTAMKDGDKEDYDFLTKHEVAYTKGTAKRLLDAMVSLDEGLSGYQVTRLGHSLQSATRAERDGADTDWIVGALLHDIGDIYAPYNHDEYAATILRPFVREQVTWVVEKHGDFQLVYYGEHVGADPLKRDAYKGHPYFDDCAAFCERWDQSSFDPDYDTLPLPHFAGRVEEVFARKPYDPDVIRPGVRCPLFPMIRDTFNPGL, encoded by the coding sequence ATGGATCAGGTCAAATTCACCGCAATGAAAGACGGCGACAAAGAGGACTATGATTTCCTGACCAAGCACGAAGTCGCATATACCAAAGGCACCGCCAAACGCCTTTTGGATGCGATGGTCAGCCTTGATGAAGGGCTTTCAGGCTATCAGGTCACGCGGCTTGGTCACTCTTTGCAATCGGCCACCCGCGCTGAACGTGATGGGGCCGATACCGATTGGATCGTTGGCGCGCTGCTTCATGATATCGGTGACATCTATGCCCCTTATAATCATGACGAATACGCCGCCACGATCCTGCGTCCCTTCGTGCGCGAGCAGGTCACATGGGTTGTGGAAAAGCACGGTGATTTCCAACTGGTCTATTACGGCGAACACGTCGGCGCAGACCCGCTTAAACGCGACGCCTATAAGGGGCACCCCTATTTTGACGATTGTGCAGCATTTTGCGAACGGTGGGATCAGAGTTCCTTCGACCCTGACTATGATACCCTGCCCTTGCCCCATTTTGCGGGCCGCGTGGAAGAGGTATTTGCCCGCAAACCCTATGATCCTGACGTGATCAGGCCCGGCGTCCGGTGCCCCCTTTTCCCAATGATACGGGACACCTTCAATCCGGGCCTTTGA
- a CDS encoding LysR family transcriptional regulator, whose product MHIEFRHLRTIKAIHDTGGLARAADQLHITQSALSHQIKGIEDQAGVELFVRRSKPLKLSAAGMKMLAAAERILPQVAALEAEFSGLVAGSAGRLHIAIECHACFEWLFPVLEQFRKAWPEVDVDIRPGLAFDALPALRKEEVDLVISSDPEELPETDFTPLFDYEPVFVAAATHPLAQKAVIEAEDFRGETLITYPVDRARLDIFSQLLTPAKVEPATVRQVELTAVILLLVASNRGVAVLPDWVVRQVRYNSDYVTRPLTKAGITRRLFAATRQEDTSRPYMAHLIRLARQEAVKLRRAV is encoded by the coding sequence ATGCATATTGAGTTTCGACATCTGCGCACGATCAAGGCGATCCACGACACCGGCGGGCTGGCCCGTGCCGCTGACCAGTTGCACATCACGCAATCGGCCCTGTCCCACCAGATCAAGGGCATCGAAGATCAAGCTGGGGTGGAACTGTTTGTTCGGCGCTCAAAACCGTTGAAATTGTCGGCGGCGGGGATGAAGATGCTGGCAGCGGCAGAGCGGATTTTGCCGCAGGTTGCGGCGCTTGAGGCGGAGTTTTCAGGATTGGTTGCCGGAAGCGCCGGACGTTTGCACATCGCGATCGAATGCCATGCCTGTTTCGAATGGCTTTTCCCGGTGTTGGAGCAGTTCCGCAAGGCATGGCCAGAGGTGGATGTCGATATCCGCCCCGGGTTGGCTTTCGATGCGCTACCGGCATTGCGCAAGGAAGAGGTCGATTTGGTCATATCGTCTGATCCGGAAGAACTGCCAGAGACAGATTTCACGCCGCTATTCGACTATGAACCCGTCTTTGTTGCTGCAGCGACCCATCCATTGGCGCAAAAGGCGGTCATCGAAGCAGAGGATTTTCGCGGAGAAACATTGATCACCTATCCCGTGGACCGTGCGCGCCTTGATATCTTTTCGCAACTGCTGACACCTGCAAAGGTGGAACCGGCCACGGTACGGCAGGTGGAATTGACGGCTGTGATCTTGCTTTTGGTGGCCTCAAATCGTGGTGTTGCCGTACTGCCTGACTGGGTGGTCCGACAAGTGCGTTACAATTCTGATTACGTGACACGGCCGCTGACGAAAGCAGGGATTACCCGCAGGCTCTTTGCGGCCACCCGCCAAGAAGACACTAGTCGCCCTTACATGGCGCATCTCATCCGTCTGGCCCGGCAGGAGGCGGTAAAGCTGCGACGCGCCGTGTAA
- a CDS encoding DUF2235 domain-containing protein, whose amino-acid sequence MPLRDWFFGLFGRRARTEESGVRGRGPATHVVILDGTMSSLAPGCETNAGLTFKLLNEVSNSANLTVHYEAGIQWRDWSGTWDVMTGKGINRQIERAYGVVATRYRVGDQIILIGYSRGAYAVRSLAGVIDMVGLVKSDCATVRMIRQAYRHYRAGARSPTAQAFRDHYCHPGVEVEAVAVWDTVKALGLRLPIIWRWAQAQHDFHNHALGSHIRNGFHAVAIDERRAAYAPVMWQCPVGWKGNMEQVWFRGNHGDVGGQVWQHPEARPLANIPLVWMLDRLSACGVPLPDDWRSRFPQDVTAPSIGNWRGWAKIFLSRRKRVVGKCRSESLHESIGGEVPETSVAPQLHNQTSG is encoded by the coding sequence ATGCCGCTGCGTGACTGGTTCTTTGGCCTTTTTGGACGGCGCGCCCGGACCGAAGAAAGTGGGGTGCGTGGGCGCGGACCTGCGACACATGTGGTCATTCTTGACGGAACAATGTCGTCGTTGGCGCCGGGATGCGAAACCAATGCAGGTTTGACGTTCAAACTTCTCAATGAAGTAAGCAACTCGGCCAATCTGACGGTGCACTATGAAGCGGGAATTCAATGGCGGGATTGGTCAGGCACATGGGATGTTATGACCGGGAAAGGTATCAATAGGCAGATTGAGCGGGCCTATGGTGTGGTGGCAACGCGGTATCGGGTTGGGGATCAGATCATTCTGATCGGCTATTCGCGCGGGGCCTATGCGGTGCGGTCTTTGGCCGGTGTCATTGATATGGTTGGATTGGTGAAATCCGACTGCGCGACCGTCAGGATGATCCGTCAGGCCTATCGCCATTACAGGGCTGGTGCGCGCAGTCCGACGGCGCAGGCGTTTCGCGATCACTATTGTCACCCCGGTGTAGAGGTCGAGGCCGTTGCCGTCTGGGATACCGTCAAGGCATTGGGGCTGCGCCTGCCGATCATCTGGCGCTGGGCGCAAGCGCAACATGACTTTCACAACCACGCTTTGGGTAGCCACATCCGCAATGGCTTTCATGCGGTTGCAATTGATGAACGGCGCGCGGCCTATGCCCCTGTCATGTGGCAATGCCCGGTCGGGTGGAAAGGGAATATGGAACAGGTGTGGTTTCGTGGCAATCACGGGGATGTCGGCGGGCAGGTTTGGCAGCACCCCGAGGCGCGGCCTTTGGCAAATATACCCTTGGTCTGGATGCTGGACCGCCTTTCTGCCTGCGGCGTGCCCTTGCCCGATGATTGGCGCAGCCGTTTTCCGCAGGATGTCACCGCACCCTCGATTGGGAACTGGCGGGGCTGGGCGAAAATCTTTCTGTCTCGCCGTAAGCGCGTTGTGGGTAAGTGCCGCTCGGAAAGCCTGCACGAAAGCATCGGCGGTGAGGTGCCCGAAACCTCAGTCGCCCCGCAGCTTCATAATCAGACAAGTGGCTGA